One genomic region from Jeotgalibacillus haloalkalitolerans encodes:
- a CDS encoding MFS transporter, with protein sequence MTKIIYFIIIVTFIDTFIQLPVMTPYAISLGATETMAGLIIAVYSALNVVGNIAGGYAVDRYGRKPILVIGTVLSAAVLLFYPLAQDAGQLLVVRAVHGVVSGLLIPCVFAIAGDYAAKRSTKPMAYIGAGIGSAAILGPAAGGILAANGLTDAVFYSVAVLFAICIWLTIRYVSESFRERERRVVTGAPILELLKDKKLQQASLAAFALMVSNGTLAFALPLKAEDLGLTQASAGIWLSIFGITAVIIFVTRLNKIYDRFTSEKLTATGLITIGLILGLIQWITLPVIIPVLMFVYGIGFALIFPSMNQMVTDMSNKATRGKAFGIFYSFFSAGVVAGSSLAGFVSEKAGLPFTGGAALILTVSLIFIAIGRLR encoded by the coding sequence ATGACCAAGATCATTTACTTCATCATTATCGTGACATTTATTGATACATTCATTCAGCTTCCGGTGATGACACCTTACGCGATCAGCCTGGGTGCGACTGAAACCATGGCCGGCCTGATTATTGCGGTTTATTCAGCACTGAATGTCGTTGGGAATATAGCAGGCGGTTATGCAGTGGACCGATATGGCAGAAAACCGATTCTGGTAATCGGAACAGTGCTGTCTGCCGCGGTTCTTTTATTTTATCCGCTTGCGCAGGATGCAGGTCAGCTGCTGGTGGTCAGAGCGGTTCATGGTGTAGTCAGCGGTCTGTTGATCCCGTGTGTATTTGCGATTGCAGGTGACTATGCTGCGAAAAGAAGCACGAAACCGATGGCCTACATTGGTGCCGGGATCGGGAGTGCAGCGATTTTAGGGCCGGCAGCCGGTGGCATACTTGCAGCGAATGGTTTAACAGATGCTGTGTTCTATTCAGTGGCCGTTCTTTTTGCCATCTGTATCTGGCTTACGATCAGGTATGTATCTGAGTCATTCAGGGAAAGAGAGAGAAGAGTGGTTACAGGCGCACCGATTCTGGAACTGTTAAAAGACAAAAAGCTTCAGCAGGCATCGCTAGCAGCGTTTGCTCTGATGGTCAGTAACGGTACACTTGCATTCGCACTGCCTTTAAAAGCGGAGGATCTCGGGCTGACGCAGGCCTCTGCGGGGATCTGGTTAAGTATATTCGGTATAACAGCCGTCATTATTTTCGTTACGAGACTGAATAAAATATACGATAGATTCACATCTGAAAAACTGACTGCAACAGGGCTGATTACGATCGGTCTGATACTTGGACTGATTCAGTGGATCACATTACCTGTGATCATTCCTGTGCTGATGTTTGTTTACGGCATTGGATTTGCTTTGATCTTCCCGTCAATGAATCAAATGGTGACGGACATGTCTAATAAAGCAACGAGAGGGAAAGCGTTTGGGATTTTTTATTCCTTCTTCTCAGCCGGTGTTGTAGCAGGCTCAAGCTTAGCAGGGTTTGTCAGTGAAAAAGCAGGCCTGCCTTTTACCGGCGGCGCTGCTTTGATTCTGACAGTCAGTCTGATCTTTATTGCGATTGGCAGGCTGCGTTAA
- a CDS encoding ThiF family adenylyltransferase, translating into MQQDRYSRQELFKPIGSTGQEELSRKHVLIIGAGALGTGASEALVRAGVGKITIIDRDYVEWSNLQRQSLYSEQDARRKMPKAIAAKYRLEQVNSYVEIEAVVADITYEDLLKYAEKSHLIIDATDNFETRFVINDVAQKLKLPWIYGACVGSTGMSFTVVPGVTPCFNCLWETTPPTGQTCDTAGIISPAVMMVTAHQTADALKILTGNTEALSGKLVTFDVWQNDYQAVGVSRLKKTDCPSCGEKPTYPYLSMETAMKTAVLCGRDTVQIRPAEKKSVDLGDLHTIFSTQGLPVQYNQFLISITFDPYRMVIFKDGRVLIHGTSDKGEAKKVYHKVFN; encoded by the coding sequence TTGCAGCAGGACCGATACTCACGACAGGAGCTTTTCAAGCCGATCGGGTCTACCGGACAGGAAGAACTCAGCCGGAAGCATGTACTCATTATCGGCGCTGGTGCGCTCGGAACAGGTGCCTCTGAAGCACTGGTAAGAGCAGGAGTAGGAAAAATCACGATTATCGATAGAGATTATGTTGAATGGAGCAACCTTCAGCGCCAATCTTTATATAGTGAACAGGATGCACGCAGAAAAATGCCAAAAGCAATAGCGGCTAAATATAGATTGGAGCAGGTTAACAGCTACGTTGAGATTGAGGCAGTTGTTGCGGATATCACCTATGAAGATTTGCTGAAGTATGCTGAAAAGAGCCACTTAATCATAGATGCGACTGATAACTTTGAAACAAGATTTGTCATTAATGATGTGGCGCAGAAATTAAAACTCCCATGGATTTATGGTGCATGTGTCGGCAGCACGGGTATGAGTTTTACAGTTGTCCCGGGTGTCACACCGTGCTTTAACTGTCTGTGGGAAACGACACCTCCAACAGGACAAACATGTGATACGGCAGGTATTATCAGTCCGGCGGTGATGATGGTGACTGCTCACCAGACAGCAGATGCACTGAAAATCCTGACGGGAAATACTGAAGCACTCAGCGGAAAGCTCGTTACATTTGATGTGTGGCAGAACGATTACCAGGCAGTTGGTGTCTCGAGACTGAAGAAAACGGATTGTCCATCATGTGGAGAAAAGCCGACTTATCCATATCTATCAATGGAAACAGCAATGAAAACAGCTGTTTTATGTGGACGGGATACAGTACAGATCAGACCCGCTGAAAAAAAGAGTGTAGATCTTGGGGATTTACATACAATCTTTTCAACCCAGGGGCTGCCTGTGCAATACAATCAATTTTTGATCAGCATCACATTTGATCCATACAGAATGGTCATTTTTAAAGATGGAAGAGTACTGATACACGGTACCAGTGACAAGGGAGAAGCTAAGAAAGTCTATCATAAGGTATTTAACTGA
- a CDS encoding DUF3243 domain-containing protein, translated as MDIENKVEQEARHTEPEKKEEILQSFDRFKDYLGDQVSKGEKLGLGEEALAKGAERVGDYLAKNEEPRNREEKLLQELWKLGDKEQRHQLAHLLVRLAQSTN; from the coding sequence ATGGATATTGAAAACAAAGTAGAACAGGAAGCACGTCATACGGAACCTGAAAAGAAAGAAGAAATTCTTCAAAGCTTTGACCGCTTCAAGGATTACTTAGGCGATCAGGTATCTAAAGGTGAAAAACTGGGCCTCGGTGAAGAAGCACTTGCGAAAGGTGCTGAAAGAGTCGGAGATTACCTGGCTAAAAATGAAGAGCCTCGTAACCGTGAAGAAAAGCTTCTCCAGGAACTCTGGAAGCTTGGCGATAAAGAACAGCGTCACCAGCTGGCGCACCTGCTTGTCAGACTTGCACAATCAACGAACTGA
- a CDS encoding PadR family transcriptional regulator — translation MDDKILRKLFLGFIQIHILHHALEHPIYGAWMTEELREHGYEISAGTLYPILHSMEADGLLLKEERKVDGHIRKYYTATVRGEEVLKEARSKAYELFKEIKD, via the coding sequence ATGGATGATAAAATACTGCGAAAACTGTTTCTCGGCTTTATTCAGATCCACATTCTGCATCATGCACTTGAGCATCCGATCTACGGAGCCTGGATGACTGAAGAGCTGCGTGAGCACGGCTATGAAATCAGCGCCGGTACACTCTATCCTATTCTTCACTCAATGGAAGCAGACGGCCTTTTGTTAAAAGAAGAACGAAAAGTCGACGGTCATATCAGAAAATACTATACGGCCACTGTCCGTGGTGAAGAAGTGTTAAAAGAAGCACGCAGCAAAGCGTATGAACTGTTTAAGGAAATCAAGGATTAA